The following coding sequences are from one Campylobacter sp. RM16187 window:
- a CDS encoding M16 family metallopeptidase, with product MRKILLLLITVIGLFALSQDANLTSGTLENGLKYYIKENRLPENKAYFQLVVRAGSADEKPSELGLAHFVEHMAFNGSRDFSKNELIQKLESLGVAFGADLNAYTTYDSTAYMLNIEVNERNLKDVFLVFRNWMDGINFDKDELDKERGVIIEEDRSRNTPEYRLYKLHWDDLLEGSIYASRTPIGDMNIVRNVSVSQMKDFYNRMYQPRLMEFVAVGDFKKDEILDYIKDSFSSVKNTNYGTKANRTIPAKNGLYVYNYDSNETAENSIKISFFDKFSPRQTESQIRKAIINLYISNLINTLYEEKTNRENSIQRAVFTNMPIQAQKTMYSFDMKIIGDKQGDSIKDMLSVINGIKIHGFSQSDFDDEKKNLINIINNRYLQSKSKKSADYLRDIVYALELGNVILSDIDSRNLSLKILNEITLDEVNAEFRRILSLDEKSVSIFSSKGYRLGKEKFEQLANDIKPYTSHLKSFKLPSKLINKEIKPGKIISKKFDEKHKIWSYTLENNATVILKTLKNEKNLISFAAVSKGGVSNLARPQLGEFATTLSNESGAGEFNNYQISKILNGKYLSYQKRISSLSHGFYGKSSTGDIESLMEAIYLEFNSPRVDDDMLKKIKTKRIEDLAKRESLPSYKFSKEFSEFYYNGNERKKHFSRSDIEAVKINDLKDIVNDKFTNASSYAFVFVGDFKETDMEPLIKKYIATLPAKFNSENFIDDGVRGLDGVHIFERFYQTSNRSDVIVKMKNVQNEYSKFDLIKISALGEVLKMALRENIREEKGETYGISLSTRLNKHPYIHSRVDISFTTSPQKLDSVLDGIKKTISNLKSEGALDRYIQSYKKSTILKLKQKYEQSGFWLNELVSSKIYDNEIFSLDEYEKFVSMITNEDIKNAAKLYLKEDNMIIGINSPIK from the coding sequence ATGAGAAAAATTTTATTACTTTTAATTACTGTTATTGGTCTTTTTGCTCTTTCGCAAGATGCAAATTTGACCTCAGGTACTCTTGAAAACGGACTAAAATATTATATTAAAGAAAATAGATTGCCGGAAAATAAGGCATATTTTCAGCTTGTTGTACGCGCAGGCTCTGCGGATGAAAAGCCAAGCGAGCTTGGTTTAGCGCATTTTGTTGAACATATGGCATTTAATGGGAGTAGGGACTTTAGTAAAAACGAGTTGATACAAAAACTTGAGAGTTTAGGCGTGGCATTTGGTGCCGATTTGAATGCCTATACGACTTATGATTCTACGGCATATATGCTAAATATAGAGGTAAACGAGCGAAATTTAAAAGATGTTTTTTTGGTTTTTCGTAACTGGATGGATGGAATTAACTTCGATAAAGATGAGCTTGATAAAGAGCGCGGGGTAATTATAGAGGAGGATAGGTCTAGAAATACTCCTGAATATAGGCTTTATAAACTACATTGGGATGATTTACTGGAAGGGAGTATCTATGCTAGTAGAACCCCGATAGGTGATATGAATATAGTAAGAAATGTTAGCGTAAGCCAGATGAAAGACTTTTATAATAGGATGTATCAGCCTAGACTTATGGAATTTGTGGCTGTAGGAGATTTTAAAAAGGATGAAATTTTAGACTATATAAAAGATAGTTTTTCTTCTGTTAAAAATACGAATTATGGTACTAAAGCAAACAGAACTATACCTGCTAAAAACGGACTTTATGTTTATAACTACGATTCAAATGAAACCGCTGAAAATTCTATTAAAATTTCATTTTTTGATAAATTTTCACCAAGACAAACTGAATCGCAAATTCGCAAAGCGATTATAAATCTATATATTTCAAATTTGATAAATACGCTTTATGAAGAGAAAACAAATAGAGAAAATTCTATTCAAAGAGCGGTTTTTACAAATATGCCGATTCAGGCGCAAAAGACAATGTATAGCTTTGATATGAAAATCATAGGAGATAAACAAGGGGACTCTATAAAAGATATGTTAAGCGTTATTAACGGCATAAAAATTCATGGATTTAGCCAAAGCGACTTTGATGATGAGAAGAAAAATTTAATCAACATTATCAATAATAGATATCTGCAATCAAAGAGTAAAAAATCAGCCGATTATCTAAGAGATATAGTCTATGCACTTGAGCTTGGAAATGTGATTTTAAGCGATATTGATAGCAGGAATTTAAGTCTTAAAATTTTAAACGAAATAACTCTTGATGAGGTTAATGCTGAATTTAGACGAATCTTGAGCCTTGATGAAAAGAGCGTGAGTATATTTAGTTCTAAAGGATATAGGCTTGGTAAGGAGAAATTTGAACAGCTTGCAAATGATATAAAGCCATATACATCTCATCTTAAAAGCTTTAAATTGCCTTCAAAACTGATAAATAAAGAGATAAAACCAGGCAAAATTATCTCAAAAAAATTTGATGAAAAGCATAAAATTTGGAGTTATACTCTTGAAAATAATGCTACTGTGATTCTAAAAACTCTTAAAAATGAGAAAAATTTAATATCTTTCGCGGCTGTTAGTAAAGGAGGTGTCTCAAATCTTGCCAGACCTCAGCTAGGAGAGTTTGCGACCACACTTTCAAACGAAAGTGGAGCTGGAGAGTTTAATAACTACCAAATAAGTAAAATTTTAAACGGAAAATACTTAAGCTATCAAAAGCGAATAAGCTCTTTATCTCATGGATTTTACGGCAAGAGTAGCACTGGCGATATAGAGTCTTTAATGGAAGCCATATATCTTGAGTTTAATTCCCCAAGAGTTGATGATGATATGCTAAAAAAGATTAAGACTAAAAGAATAGAAGATCTTGCTAAAAGAGAGTCTTTGCCGAGCTATAAATTTTCTAAAGAGTTTAGCGAATTTTATTACAACGGTAATGAGCGTAAAAAGCATTTTAGCAGAAGTGATATAGAGGCGGTTAAAATTAATGACTTAAAAGATATAGTAAATGATAAATTTACTAACGCTTCATCTTATGCATTTGTTTTTGTTGGAGATTTTAAAGAGACCGATATGGAGCCTCTTATTAAAAAATACATAGCTACCTTGCCTGCTAAATTTAATAGCGAAAATTTTATAGATGACGGCGTAAGAGGTTTAGATGGAGTTCATATATTTGAGCGATTTTATCAGACTTCAAATCGTAGCGATGTGATAGTAAAGATGAAAAACGTTCAAAATGAGTATTCTAAATTTGATTTAATAAAAATTTCTGCTCTTGGCGAAGTGCTAAAAATGGCACTTAGAGAGAATATACGCGAAGAAAAGGGCGAGACTTACGGAATCTCTTTGAGTACTAGACTAAATAAACATCCTTATATTCATTCAAGAGTCGATATATCTTTTACAACTTCTCCTCAAAAACTTGATAGCGTTCTTGATGGAATAAAAAAGACGATATCAAATTTAAAGAGCGAAGGTGCGCTTGATAGATATATTCAAAGCTATAAAAAATCTACTATTTTAAAGCTAAAACAAAAATATGAGCAATCCGGTTTTTGGCTAAATGAGTTGGTATCAAGCAAGATATATGATAATGAGATATTTAGTCTGGATGAGTATGAGAAATTTGTTAGCATGATAACAAATGAGGAT
- the murI gene encoding glutamate racemase, which yields MKIGIFDSGLGGLSVLNEAIKKLPNEQFLYYADRQNVPYGLKTKEQILSYTTHAFKFMQEKDVKAVVVACNTATSAAINELREEFAIPIIGMEPAVKKAADIFKNSRTIVIATPVTVKGKKLKDLIARFDNKSLIDLVALPKLVEFAENEEFYSQRVRAYLKNELLKFDLANYSSLVLGCTHFNYFKDTLREILPPNIKFIDGNEGTVNKLKYELERVNLLEDSTQEIEYYYSDSKVDSQVELDRIYRYLKRLDRMILID from the coding sequence ATGAAAATAGGGATATTTGACTCAGGGCTTGGCGGGCTTAGCGTATTAAATGAGGCTATTAAAAAATTGCCTAACGAGCAGTTTTTATATTACGCGGACAGGCAAAATGTTCCTTATGGATTAAAAACAAAAGAGCAAATTTTATCTTACACTACTCATGCTTTTAAATTTATGCAAGAAAAAGACGTAAAAGCGGTAGTTGTAGCTTGTAATACCGCCACTAGTGCAGCTATAAACGAGCTAAGAGAGGAGTTTGCTATACCTATTATAGGGATGGAGCCTGCTGTTAAAAAGGCTGCAGATATATTTAAAAACTCACGTACCATCGTAATTGCAACTCCTGTAACGGTAAAAGGTAAAAAACTAAAAGATCTTATAGCTCGTTTTGATAATAAGAGTTTAATAGATTTAGTTGCTTTGCCTAAGCTTGTTGAATTTGCAGAAAATGAGGAGTTTTACTCTCAAAGAGTGCGTGCATATTTAAAAAATGAACTGCTAAAATTTGATCTTGCTAATTACTCTTCGCTTGTGCTAGGATGTACGCATTTTAACTATTTTAAAGATACTTTAAGAGAAATTTTGCCACCGAATATAAAATTTATAGATGGAAATGAAGGGACTGTAAATAAGCTAAAATACGAACTTGAGAGGGTAAATTTGCTTGAGGATTCGACTCAAGAAATAGAGTATTACTATTCAGACTCCAAAGTAGATAGTCAAGTCGAGCTGGATAGGATATATAGATATTTAAAACGACTTGATCGGATGATTTTGATAGATTAA
- a CDS encoding DMT family transporter, with product MLRAYLSLLAATFIVGFSFAFVKISLEFASVFESLAHRFSIAFIVVLILIKFGFINEKISLKDFKKISFIAILYPSLFFAFQAFGLTFTSSVMAGIFHACTPVVTMVFAHFFIGEYTNIWQKFFALVSVFGIIYIIYMSGNFGENSSLIGNFLIILSVIAISLYNVFARRVLAKFEISKLVVVTIFIGFIFFNMLNLSDYILKSRELKLYFAPFLDIKFTISTLFLAIFSSVATSFLFGYSLKRLEAFKIGIFSNLSTLVTIIAGIFLLDENFEIYHFLGASFIILGVVGVNLANIKRNAR from the coding sequence ATGTTAAGAGCCTATCTATCGCTTTTAGCTGCTACATTTATAGTAGGTTTTTCATTTGCTTTTGTCAAAATTTCACTTGAGTTTGCAAGCGTATTTGAAAGTCTGGCGCATAGATTTAGCATAGCCTTTATAGTTGTACTGATTTTAATAAAATTCGGTTTTATAAATGAAAAAATAAGCTTAAAAGATTTTAAAAAAATATCATTTATAGCCATTTTATATCCAAGTTTATTTTTTGCTTTTCAAGCCTTTGGACTTACATTTACCAGCTCGGTTATGGCTGGAATCTTTCATGCTTGCACTCCAGTTGTTACAATGGTTTTTGCGCATTTCTTTATTGGAGAATATACAAATATATGGCAGAAATTTTTTGCGCTAGTCTCTGTTTTTGGCATTATTTACATCATTTATATGTCTGGTAATTTTGGTGAAAATTCAAGTCTAATAGGCAATTTTTTAATTATTTTATCAGTTATTGCTATCTCGCTTTATAATGTTTTTGCAAGGCGTGTTTTGGCAAAATTTGAAATTTCAAAGTTAGTTGTAGTTACTATTTTTATAGGATTTATATTTTTTAATATGTTAAATTTGAGTGATTATATTTTAAAATCCAGAGAATTAAAGCTTTATTTCGCGCCTTTTTTAGATATTAAATTTACTATTTCGACACTATTTTTAGCAATTTTTAGTTCCGTAGCAACCTCTTTTTTGTTCGGCTATTCACTAAAACGATTAGAAGCTTTTAAGATAGGAATTTTTAGCAATCTTTCAACCTTGGTAACAATAATTGCCGGAATATTCTTGCTTGATGAAAATTTTGAAATCTATCATTTTTTAGGAGCAAGTTTTATAATACTTGGAGTGGTTGGAGTTAATTTGGCAAATATAAAGAGGAATGCGCGATGA
- a CDS encoding TRAP transporter permease: MELNGKIGDLKNKDINTDIEEQNAIPQEKEEFVEVKTREINSNFYIYLTSIICFAWSVFQLYIAYFPMNTTMSRSIHLSFAIALVFLLYPVKFHKKAQTSVPIYDILLCVVGVIAALYPFVEFYSLAQRPGDYTKFDVLISSAAVLILFEAGRRVIGPALGIIAAIFLCYDYFGQYMPDIIAHQGASLNKLAGHMYLTTEGVFGVPLGVSVSFIYLFVLFGSLLERAGAGQYFINLAFALLGRFRGGPAKASVIASGLTGMVSGSSTANVVTVGTFTIPLMKKAGLTSTKAGAIEVAAGVNGQLMPPIMGAAAFIIAEFLGMSYTNVMIAAVIPAFVCYASLFFIVHLESCKLGLKGMKQDRSVSKLKIFFSGLHYLIPILVMLYTLLIAKESPISAAFNAINVLFLIIIFQEPIKKMAMGEKVNKNDFIIGFADIFWAMVTAARNMTTIAIATGLAGIIVGSISLTGIGQVLSEVVEIIAGNNILLILFLTAVMSLILGMGLPTTANYIVVSSLVAPVILFLAYKNGFLIPAIAVHLFVFYFGILADDTPPVGIAAYAAAGIAKANPVTVGVQGFFYDLRTTVLPFAFVFNNKLLLIESINPAAPNDAKGIVWITNPLEMLLIFATALIGMFAFSSALQGFFVTRVQIWERVLLLAVVPLVLVPNMCVKYMAAIPNEYVSYAIGVGIYGLIFAYQWMRNKSEKKSS, encoded by the coding sequence ATGGAGCTAAACGGCAAAATTGGTGATTTAAAAAACAAGGATATAAATACGGATATAGAAGAGCAAAATGCAATACCTCAGGAAAAAGAGGAGTTTGTAGAGGTAAAAACAAGAGAGATAAACTCGAATTTTTATATCTATTTAACAAGTATAATTTGTTTTGCTTGGTCGGTTTTCCAACTATATATCGCGTATTTTCCTATGAATACCACTATGTCACGTTCCATTCACCTCTCTTTTGCGATAGCGCTTGTATTTTTGCTCTATCCTGTGAAATTTCACAAAAAGGCTCAAACTAGCGTGCCGATTTATGATATCTTGCTTTGTGTAGTGGGTGTCATAGCGGCACTTTATCCTTTTGTAGAGTTTTACTCTCTTGCTCAAAGACCAGGAGACTATACTAAATTTGATGTTTTGATATCAAGTGCTGCCGTACTTATACTATTTGAAGCCGGTAGACGCGTGATAGGACCTGCGCTTGGCATCATCGCGGCTATATTTTTGTGTTATGACTATTTTGGACAGTATATGCCAGACATCATAGCTCACCAAGGTGCCAGTCTAAATAAACTCGCAGGGCATATGTATCTAACTACCGAGGGCGTATTTGGAGTGCCGCTTGGTGTTAGTGTGAGCTTTATATATCTTTTTGTTTTGTTTGGTTCGCTTCTTGAAAGAGCTGGAGCGGGGCAGTATTTTATAAATTTAGCCTTTGCTCTGCTTGGCAGATTTAGAGGAGGTCCTGCTAAGGCTTCTGTTATAGCTAGCGGTTTAACAGGTATGGTCTCCGGAAGCTCAACGGCAAACGTTGTAACCGTTGGAACATTTACCATTCCTCTTATGAAAAAAGCCGGACTAACTAGTACAAAAGCCGGAGCTATCGAAGTGGCAGCTGGTGTAAACGGACAGCTTATGCCACCTATTATGGGTGCGGCTGCATTTATAATAGCCGAATTTTTAGGCATGAGCTATACTAATGTAATGATAGCTGCTGTAATTCCTGCCTTTGTCTGCTATGCATCCTTATTTTTTATAGTGCATCTGGAGTCTTGCAAACTTGGCTTAAAAGGAATGAAACAAGATAGAAGCGTTTCTAAGTTGAAAATTTTCTTTAGCGGACTTCACTATCTAATACCTATATTGGTTATGCTTTATACCCTTTTGATAGCCAAAGAGTCGCCGATATCCGCAGCATTTAACGCTATAAATGTTTTGTTTTTGATAATTATATTCCAAGAGCCTATTAAAAAAATGGCTATGGGAGAAAAAGTAAATAAAAACGATTTTATTATAGGCTTTGCGGATATTTTCTGGGCTATGGTAACGGCTGCCAGAAATATGACTACTATAGCTATAGCTACAGGTTTAGCCGGAATTATAGTGGGCTCAATCTCTCTTACTGGTATTGGTCAGGTTTTATCTGAAGTGGTTGAGATTATAGCAGGTAATAATATCTTGCTGATACTATTTTTAACCGCTGTTATGTCTTTGATACTTGGAATGGGTCTTCCAACTACGGCTAATTATATAGTGGTATCATCTCTTGTTGCACCTGTAATTTTATTTTTAGCTTATAAAAACGGATTTTTAATTCCTGCTATTGCGGTGCATCTATTTGTATTTTATTTTGGAATTTTAGCCGACGATACGCCTCCTGTAGGAATTGCCGCTTACGCCGCTGCCGGTATTGCCAAAGCAAATCCTGTAACAGTTGGTGTGCAAGGCTTCTTTTACGATCTAAGAACTACGGTTTTACCTTTTGCTTTTGTATTTAATAATAAACTTTTATTGATAGAGAGTATAAATCCGGCAGCTCCAAATGATGCCAAGGGTATTGTATGGATAACAAATCCTCTTGAGATGCTACTTATATTTGCAACTGCGCTTATAGGTATGTTTGCCTTTTCTTCCGCACTTCAAGGCTTTTTTGTAACCAGAGTGCAAATTTGGGAGAGAGTTTTGCTACTTGCGGTAGTGCCTCTTGTATTGGTTCCAAATATGTGCGTTAAATATATGGCCGCTATTCCAAACGAATATGTATCTTACGCTATCGGAGTAGGTATTTACGGACTTATTTTTGCATATCAATGGATGAGAAATAAGAGTGAGAAAAAGAGCTCTTAA
- a CDS encoding TAXI family TRAP transporter solute-binding subunit: MKKTSLALAGLLLASTLSAKEFISIGTGGMTGTYYPVGGAICRLANKDPQIKCSVQSTGGSIYNVNNVLKKELNFGFVQSDVVYDKYNGVGKFKDMGDKNLRAVVSIYPELLAFVVSKASGIASINDLAGKSINVGNPGSGNEMTALTVFNAYGFDAKKLKHHGVLTAQECPHALKDKKIDGYFYMVGHPTANITDAANSMPIDIVNISGENIDKMLKEFPYFAKGVIPKGTYEGVDKDVESIGVKAVLVTNKDMSDKAVTAVVKAILDNFDEYKTLHPALGAVTKESLIEGLSAPLHPAAEAEFKKHGIIK; encoded by the coding sequence ATGAAAAAAACATCTTTGGCTTTGGCTGGACTGCTTTTGGCTTCAACACTTAGCGCAAAAGAGTTCATTTCTATCGGTACTGGTGGAATGACTGGAACTTATTATCCTGTGGGCGGAGCTATATGCAGACTTGCTAATAAAGATCCTCAGATAAAATGTTCCGTTCAATCAACGGGCGGTTCTATATATAATGTAAATAACGTTCTTAAAAAAGAGCTAAATTTCGGCTTTGTTCAAAGCGACGTAGTGTATGACAAATATAACGGCGTAGGCAAATTTAAAGATATGGGCGATAAGAATTTGCGTGCGGTTGTGTCGATATATCCTGAACTTTTGGCTTTTGTCGTATCAAAAGCAAGCGGAATTGCTTCAATAAATGATCTCGCTGGCAAAAGCATCAACGTAGGAAATCCTGGCAGCGGTAACGAAATGACTGCGCTTACGGTGTTTAATGCTTACGGCTTTGACGCTAAAAAGCTAAAACATCACGGCGTTTTAACAGCTCAAGAGTGCCCGCACGCGCTTAAAGATAAGAAAATCGACGGATATTTTTATATGGTAGGTCACCCTACGGCAAACATCACTGACGCGGCGAATTCTATGCCGATTGATATCGTAAATATTAGCGGTGAAAATATCGATAAGATGCTTAAAGAGTTTCCGTATTTTGCAAAAGGCGTGATACCAAAAGGCACTTACGAAGGCGTTGATAAAGATGTAGAAAGTATCGGCGTTAAGGCTGTTTTGGTTACAAACAAAGATATGAGCGATAAAGCGGTAACTGCTGTTGTTAAGGCGATACTAGATAACTTTGATGAGTATAAAACACTTCATCCGGCACTTGGTGCGGTCACTAAAGAGTCTTTAATAGAGGGTCTTTCAGCTCCGCTTCACCCTGCTGCTGAGGCTGAGTTTAAAAAACATGGAATAATTAAATAA
- a CDS encoding carbon-nitrogen hydrolase, translating into MKVALIQQKFHGSKEATNQRTIELIREAAEGGAELVVCQELHQTQYFCQGEDTKFFDLANEWEEDVKFWGHVAKQNGVVLVASLFEKRADGLYHNTAYVYEKDGSIAGRYRKMHIPDDPGFYEKFYFTPGDLGFEPIDTSVGRLGLLVCWDQWYPEAARLMALRGAKILIYPTAIGWFESDSSEEKIRQLDAWVAVQRGHAVANGLPVVAVNRVGFEEDQSGAMDGIKFWGNSFVFGAQGEELFRADSESEECYIVDIDMKRSEEVRRIWPFLRDRRIDEYQNLTKRFID; encoded by the coding sequence ATGAAAGTAGCGCTAATTCAACAAAAATTTCATGGCTCGAAAGAGGCTACGAATCAAAGAACTATAGAGCTAATAAGAGAGGCGGCCGAGGGTGGGGCTGAGCTTGTAGTCTGTCAAGAGCTTCATCAAACTCAGTATTTTTGCCAAGGCGAAGATACTAAATTCTTTGATCTTGCTAACGAGTGGGAAGAGGATGTCAAATTTTGGGGGCATGTAGCTAAACAAAATGGTGTGGTTTTGGTTGCTTCACTCTTTGAAAAACGAGCCGACGGACTTTATCATAACACTGCTTACGTCTATGAAAAAGACGGCTCCATAGCTGGCAGATACCGCAAGATGCATATACCGGATGATCCTGGATTTTACGAGAAATTTTATTTTACGCCGGGCGATCTTGGGTTTGAGCCGATAGATACGAGCGTGGGGCGACTTGGGCTTTTGGTATGCTGGGATCAGTGGTATCCTGAAGCTGCTAGACTTATGGCTTTGCGCGGTGCTAAAATTTTAATTTATCCTACTGCTATAGGTTGGTTTGAGTCTGATAGTAGTGAAGAGAAAATACGTCAGCTGGATGCTTGGGTAGCGGTTCAAAGAGGACACGCTGTCGCAAATGGCTTGCCTGTGGTAGCTGTAAATCGTGTAGGTTTTGAAGAGGATCAGAGCGGGGCTATGGACGGAATAAAATTCTGGGGCAATAGCTTTGTCTTTGGTGCTCAGGGCGAGGAGCTATTTAGAGCCGATAGCGAGAGCGAAGAGTGCTATATTGTAGATATTGATATGAAAAGAAGTGAAGAGGTTCGTAGAATTTGGCCATTTCTTAGAGATCGTAGGATAGATGAGTATCAAAATTTAACAAAGCGTTTTATTGATTAA
- a CDS encoding cation diffusion facilitator family transporter produces MERIENKNLQRLAVIVAGTTAFLLSVIKFIAGIASGSVSVLSSAIDSMLDLLVSALNFFALRKSQAKPNDKFNFGYTKLEAIAAMLEGILIVGIGVFIFYESILKFRADEVELNVDLSLYVMIFSFVVTGALVAFLNFVAKKTKNLIIKADALHYKSDFFTNFGIILALIIIKFTGFTIIDAIFGIVISGYIVNSAISLMKESLGVLLDKALESQMVSQIEDIIKSKKEINSFHGLATRKSSDICYMVVHLVFDKEILLVKAHEISNQIEYEIRDKFSEFRWEITTHLDPYDDRNLA; encoded by the coding sequence ATGGAACGGATAGAAAATAAAAATTTACAAAGATTAGCCGTAATAGTCGCTGGAACTACGGCTTTTTTGCTTTCGGTTATTAAATTTATTGCAGGTATAGCAAGCGGTTCTGTTTCGGTGCTTAGCTCTGCGATTGATTCTATGCTTGACCTTTTGGTATCTGCTTTAAACTTTTTTGCACTTAGGAAATCTCAAGCCAAACCAAACGATAAATTTAACTTTGGTTATACTAAATTAGAAGCCATAGCTGCGATGCTTGAAGGGATTTTAATCGTAGGTATAGGAGTTTTTATTTTTTATGAAAGCATACTTAAATTTAGAGCCGACGAAGTAGAGTTAAATGTCGATTTGAGCCTGTATGTGATGATCTTTTCTTTTGTGGTTACGGGTGCTCTTGTTGCGTTTTTAAATTTTGTGGCAAAGAAGACAAAAAATTTGATAATCAAGGCTGATGCACTTCATTATAAAAGTGATTTTTTTACCAATTTTGGCATAATTTTAGCCTTAATTATTATCAAATTTACAGGATTTACGATAATAGATGCAATCTTTGGTATCGTAATTAGCGGATATATTGTAAATTCAGCCATATCTTTGATGAAAGAGAGCTTAGGGGTGCTTTTGGACAAGGCTCTTGAGTCTCAAATGGTAAGTCAAATAGAAGATATTATAAAATCTAAAAAAGAGATAAATAGCTTTCATGGGTTGGCGACTAGAAAGAGTTCTGATATCTGCTACATGGTCGTTCATTTGGTATTTGATAAGGAAATTTTACTTGTTAAGGCGCATGAGATTTCCAACCAAATCGAATATGAAATAAGGGATAAATTTAGTGAATTTAGATGGGAGATAACAACTCACTTAGATCCTTATGATGATAGAAATTTGGCTTAA
- a CDS encoding agmatine deiminase family protein, with product MRAYAEWEKQELIFLSLPHENSDWKPYLNEILDSYEELVAAIVPFQKVVLICPDEEIFNSRFAKFDNVEFIKIDTDDTWIRDYGMIDVENGDKILSYDFKFNAWGGKFESSKDNAVNLELAKHFKSDLREVDFILEGGSIEFDGQGTLLTTETCLLNDNRNSKFNKEQIEAKLKELFGLKRVIWLKHGFIKGDDTDSHVDTLARFISPDTIAYACTDDKDDEHYEELKKMKQELETTGFKLLELPLPKAKFYEGKRLGCTYANFIFVNGALIVPTYNDPNDKIVLERLAKALPDHKIIGVNSLVFVRQNGSLHCSSQNRFLRRDGTDRK from the coding sequence TTGAGAGCTTATGCAGAGTGGGAAAAACAAGAGCTGATATTTTTATCGCTTCCACATGAAAACAGCGACTGGAAGCCTTATTTAAATGAAATTTTAGATAGCTATGAAGAGCTTGTGGCAGCTATCGTGCCTTTTCAAAAAGTAGTTTTAATCTGCCCCGATGAGGAAATTTTTAACTCAAGATTTGCCAAATTTGATAATGTTGAGTTTATCAAGATCGATACGGATGACACTTGGATACGCGATTACGGGATGATTGACGTTGAAAACGGCGATAAAATTTTAAGCTATGATTTTAAATTTAACGCTTGGGGCGGGAAATTTGAGAGCTCAAAGGATAATGCCGTAAATTTAGAGCTTGCCAAGCATTTTAAAAGTGATCTGCGCGAAGTTGATTTTATATTAGAGGGCGGAAGTATCGAATTTGACGGGCAGGGCACTTTGCTAACTACCGAAACTTGCCTTTTAAACGACAACCGAAATTCAAAATTTAATAAAGAGCAGATAGAAGCCAAGCTAAAAGAGCTTTTTGGCTTAAAGCGCGTTATCTGGCTAAAGCATGGCTTTATAAAGGGCGATGATACCGACTCTCACGTTGATACTTTGGCTAGGTTTATCTCGCCTGATACGATAGCTTATGCTTGCACGGACGATAAGGATGATGAGCACTATGAAGAGCTTAAAAAGATGAAGCAAGAGCTTGAGACTACGGGATTTAAACTGCTTGAGCTGCCGCTTCCAAAGGCTAAATTTTATGAAGGCAAGAGGCTTGGGTGTACTTACGCAAATTTTATCTTTGTAAACGGAGCTTTGATCGTGCCTACGTATAATGATCCAAACGATAAAATCGTGCTTGAAAGGCTTGCAAAAGCACTTCCAGATCATAAAATCATAGGCGTAAATTCACTCGTTTTTGTGCGTCAAAACGGTTCGCTTCACTGCTCAAGTCAAAATAGGTTTTTAAGAAGAGATGGAACGGATAGAAAATAA
- a CDS encoding CBU_0592 family membrane protein has protein sequence MDIFQFIGFLGMICIVLAYFLLQIGKMTSADLSYQLINLAGAILLIISLFVHFNLGSFLIEVFWIFITLYGIFKIYKDKREVKE, from the coding sequence ATGGATATTTTTCAATTTATCGGATTTTTGGGCATGATTTGCATCGTGCTTGCATATTTTTTACTTCAGATTGGCAAGATGACAAGCGCTGATTTAAGCTATCAGCTTATAAATTTAGCAGGAGCCATACTGCTTATCATCTCGCTTTTCGTGCATTTTAATTTAGGTTCGTTTTTGATAGAAGTATTTTGGATTTTTATAACGCTATATGGAATTTTTAAAATTTATAAAGATAAAAGAGAAGTTAAGGAGTAA